From the genome of Gemmatimonas phototrophica, one region includes:
- a CDS encoding alpha/beta fold hydrolase, giving the protein MVLSVTLSIVFPPTDPTVGRVDRRAVAPRESLAVLALGPPSVPGQPAILLIPGPVGSMHSMRHLAAHMASRGYAVRIVDPLGMGASSRPDSADYSLGQQAVRLLQVLRSDTPGAPVVIAAIGTSATIAMHMAAIAPEQVGGVVSIAGGPVDQQGTKMLKLALAVAPLLDNRLGRGLARRRFIASMKAQSANTAWMTDSVVQAYVNPLERDLRGVFRSLRAMAGASERISIATRLPLVAAPVRLLLGDTPTPSSPTLVQIDMLRRSVRLFAVDTIRHAGTMLHEEQPEAIVDIMEQLVRAAKVRRTQAVPAQLELELE; this is encoded by the coding sequence TCCGACCGTGGGACGGGTGGATCGGCGTGCGGTGGCCCCGCGAGAATCGTTGGCGGTACTGGCGCTGGGCCCGCCCAGTGTACCGGGGCAACCCGCCATCCTGCTGATCCCGGGGCCGGTGGGGTCCATGCACAGCATGCGCCACCTCGCGGCGCACATGGCGTCACGGGGGTATGCCGTTCGGATCGTTGATCCGTTGGGCATGGGCGCCTCCAGCCGTCCCGATTCTGCCGACTACTCCCTCGGGCAACAGGCGGTCCGGCTGTTGCAGGTACTTCGCAGCGATACGCCGGGCGCCCCAGTGGTGATCGCCGCGATCGGGACGAGCGCCACCATTGCCATGCACATGGCGGCTATCGCGCCGGAGCAAGTGGGCGGGGTTGTGTCGATCGCGGGAGGCCCCGTGGATCAGCAAGGCACCAAAATGTTGAAACTGGCACTTGCTGTGGCGCCATTACTCGACAATCGACTGGGACGTGGTTTGGCGCGTCGACGGTTCATCGCCTCCATGAAAGCGCAGAGCGCCAACACAGCGTGGATGACCGACAGCGTGGTGCAGGCCTACGTCAATCCGTTGGAACGGGATCTGCGCGGTGTGTTCCGTTCGTTGCGAGCCATGGCCGGCGCCAGCGAACGCATCTCCATTGCCACCCGTCTGCCGCTCGTTGCCGCCCCGGTCCGTCTCCTGCTGGGAGATACACCAACCCCCAGCTCTCCCACACTGGTCCAGATTGATATGCTACGCCGCTCCGTACGGCTTTTCGCAGTCGATACGATCAGGCACGCCGGAACCATGCTCCATGAAGAGCAGCCGGAAGCCATTGTGGACATCATGGAGCAACTGGTGCGCGCCGCCAAGGTACGACGGACGCAGGCGGTACCGGCCCAACTTGAACTGGAGCTCGAGTAG